In the Leguminivora glycinivorella isolate SPB_JAAS2020 chromosome 9, LegGlyc_1.1, whole genome shotgun sequence genome, TCACACTGCTTTCCTGGAAACGTCTTTCATggaattttcatttattatgaacCGGATTATCCATTACGAACCGGAAATATACAACATGAAAAGGTAACTTTAACTTTGTGATAAGCATAAACGTCGCACATCGATACCACTAAGGCTTAGAACAATTTTAAAACTGAAAATGCCTGTCTTGAGTGATGACTTGaactcatgcgcggatccaggggggggtcatgggggtcatgaccccccctggagcctaggttggccatacaaatagaccacgtgaccccccccgggggcctgggcctttaccacgtgaccccccccccgcctgggcacgaagctggatccgcgcttgtttgAACTCATGGCTATAACTAACTAAATATTTCCAATATGTAGATTAAATGGGACCTGACATTTTGCACTTCTACATTTATAACGTCAACACATTTCAACACAATGATTGAAACGAAACCATTTCTATCGGGCTATCggtaaaactttataaaaaagCAGGTTAGTTTCGAAACTAAATTTTTGCTAAATTGTTTTAGTGTCTAACGTCAGATTTGTAATCCGACCGGAAATCAAAGAACAACAGCAGATAGTCTCAGAACTTACCTAATTACCTTGATAACGACTCAATGACGTTACTCTACCACATTAAGAGGTCACTGCCGAGTGCCGACGTGACCAGCCTTCTTATCCTTATAATTCTGCCTTAGTTTATTCACTAAACATCCCTAATACATCCACTTATAGCCAGTACAACTTGATCTTCAAACGTATTAGAACTACGCAGCAGGAAGAATTTTATCTAGTGGTCGTTTCGAGAATAGCCCCGGATCGTCCTTAGATACCATTTATGATACAACAATGAACCATAAACATTTTAACCAGTATAAATTAAGCAGGGCAGTATCATCAACATCATTCAGTGATTAGCGATCAAAGATGAAGTTCCTCATCGTTTCTTGTTTCGTTGCCGTAGTGGTGGCCGAGCTGCCTTCGCCGCCTCGCTTCAGACCAGCGAGGTTCAGGTCGCAAAGGCAAGAGCTGGCTCCCACAACGACTGATTCACCTACAGAAGCAACGACTACAGACGGTGCACCTTACCCTGCTTCGGGTTGGAAGCCTGAACAGCCTTTTACGCTTCCGAATGAAGCCGAAGCAGCTGCTCCTTACCCAGCAGCAGGTTGGAAACCAGCACAGCCTTTTACCCTCCCTAACGAGCCACCAGCTACCAACTACGGAGTCCCTGACACAAGTTACGGAGCACCTGACAACACCTATGGTGCACCTACCACTGATGCCACGCCTACAGAGAATCCTGAAGCTGAGAAGTTAGAAGGTCCAGTGGAAGTACAGAAGAGCATTGGCACTTACTACGTGTTGCTTCCCAATGGAGAGCTGCAGGAAGTGAGGTTTATGACGGAGAATGATGTACAGAACATGAAGTACACCGCGAGACTGCAGCTGCAGAACAGGGCCCCGCTGTTTGTGT is a window encoding:
- the LOC125229922 gene encoding mucin-2-like, whose protein sequence is MKFLIVSCFVAVVVAELPSPPRFRPARFRSQRQELAPTTTDSPTEATTTDGAPYPASGWKPEQPFTLPNEAEAAAPYPAAGWKPAQPFTLPNEPPATNYGVPDTSYGAPDNTYGAPTTDATPTENPEAEKLEGPVEVQKSIGTYYVLLPNGELQEVRFMTENDVQNMKYTARLQLQNRAPLFVFRP